One genomic region from Molothrus aeneus isolate 106 chromosome 24, BPBGC_Maene_1.0, whole genome shotgun sequence encodes:
- the IPO9 gene encoding importin-9, whose translation MAGGGGGPGAGPVAQGLKEALVETLTGILCPVQAVRAAAEEQVKVLEVTEEFGVHLAELTVDPQGALAIRQLASVILKQYVETHWCSQSEKFRPPETTERAKVAIRELLPSGLRESISKVRSSVAYAVSAIAHWDWPEAWPELFNLLMEMLVSGDVNAVHGAMRVLTEFTREVTDIQMPLVAPVILPEMYKIFTMAEVYGIRTRSRAVEIFTTCAHMICNMEELEKGAAKVLIFPVVQQFTEAFVQALQMPDGPTSDSGFKMEVLKAVTALVKNYPKHMISSMQQILPIVWNTLTESAAFYVRTEVNYTEEVEDPVDSDGEVLGFENLVFSIFEFVHALLENNKFKSTVKKALPDLIYYILLYMQITEEQIKVWTANPQQFVEDEDDDTFSYTVRIAAQDLLLAVAADFQNESATALAAAATRHLQEAEQAKNSGAEHWWKIHEACMLALGSVKSIITDSVKNGRIHFDMHGFLTNVVLADLNLSVSPFLLGRALWAASRFTVAMSPELIQQFLQATVSGLHETQPPSVRISAVRAIWGYCDQLKISESTHVLQPFLPSILDGLIHLATQFSSEVLNLVMETLCIVCTVDAAFTASMENKICPFTIAIFLKYSNDPVVASLAQDIFKELAQIEACQGPMQMRLIPTLVSIMQAPADKIPAGLCATSIDILTTVVRNTKPPLSQLLICQAFPAVAQCSLNTDDNATMQNGGECLRAYVSVALEQIAQWHDEQGHNGLWYVMQVVSQLLDPRTSEFTAAFVGRLVSTLISKAGSELGENLDQILRAILSKMQQAETLSVMQSLIMVFAHLVHSQLEPLLEFLCSLPGPTGKPALEFVMAEWMSRQHLFYGQYEGKVSSVALCKLLQYGINTDDKRLQDIRVKGEEIFNMDEGIRTRSKSAKNPERWTNIPLLVKILKLIINELSNAMEANASRQTTADWSQDDSNDMWEDQEEDEDEDEGLAGQFLSDILSTNKYDEDYYEDDEEDDPDALKDPLYQIDLQAYLTDFLCQFAQQPCYAMFSDHLNDNEKRVLQAIGI comes from the exons atggcgggaggcggcggcgggcccGGAGCCGGGCCGGTGGCGCAGGGGCTGAAGGAGGCGCTGGTGGAGACGCTGACGGGGATCCTGTGCCCGGTGCAGGCGGTGCGAGCCGCTGCTGAGGAGCAGGTGAAGGTGCTGGAGGTGACGGAGG aatTTGGTGTTCATTTAGCAGAACTGACTGTGGATCCTCAGGGAGCTCTGGCCATCCGGCAG ctggcatCCGTTATTCTCAAACAGTATGTGGAAACTCACTGGTGCTCTCAGTCTGAAAAGTTTAGACCTCCAGAGACCACAGAAAGG GCAAAAGTGGCaatcagggagctgctgcccagcggGCTGCGCGAGTCCATCAGCAAAGTGCGCTCCAGCGTGGCCTACGCCGTGTCAGCCATCGCCCACTGGGACTGGCCCGAGGCCTGGCCCGAGCTCTTCAACCTGCTCATGGAGATGCTGGTCAGCGGTGATGTCAACGCAGTGCACGGAGCCATGAGGGTGCTCACAG aATTTACCCGAGAAGTGACAGACATACAGATGCCACTTGTAGCTCCAGTTATTCTTCCAGAGATGTACAAAATTTTCACAATGGCAGAG GTGTATGGGATTCGCACGAGGTCACGTGCGGTGGAGATATTTACCACGTGTGCCCACATGATCTGTAACAtggaggagctggaaaag GGTGCTGCCAAGGTCCTGATTTTTCCTGTGGTGCAGCAGTTCACAGAAGCCTTTGTCCAGGCCCTGCAGATGCCTGATGGACCAACATCGGACAGCGGGTTTAAGATGGAAGTTTTAAAG GCTGTGACAGCACTTGTGAAAAACTACCCAAAGCACATGATTTCATCAATGCAGCAGATCCTGCCCATCGTCTGGAACACCCTTACAGAAAGTGCTGCTTT TTATGTGAGAACAGAAGTAAATTACACAGAAGAGGTGGAGGATCCTGTGGATTCTGATG GTGAAGTCCTGGGCTTTGAAAATCTGGTGTTCAGCATATTTGAATTTGTTCACGCCTTGTTGGAAAACAACAAATTTAAGAGCACAGTGAAGAAGGCTCTGCCAGACCTGATCTATTACATCCTGCTTTACATGCAGATCACAGAGGAGCAG ATTAAGGTTTGGACTGCCAATCCACAGCAGTTTGTggaggatgaagatgatgataCATTTTCCTACACAGTGAGAATTGCTGCTCAGGATCTCCTGCTG gctgtggctgctgatttCCAGAATGAGAGTGcaactgctctggctgcagcagctacGAGGCATTTGCAGGAAGCTGAGCAGGCTAAAAACAGCGGTGCTGAGCACTG GTGGAAAATACATGAAGCCTGtatgctggccctgggctcagTCAAGTCTATAATTACAGACAGTGTGAAGAATGGGAGAATACACTTTGATATGCATGGCTTCCTGACAAATGTGGTCCTGGCAGACCTCAACCTTTCAG tgTCTCCTTTCCTCCTGGGCCGGGCCCTGTGGGCCGCCAGCCGTTTCACCGTGGCCATGTCACCAGAGCTCATCCAGCAGTTCCTGCAAGCCACTGTCAGTGGATTGCATGAAACCCAGCCCCCCTCTGTCAGGATCTCTGCAGTCAGAGCCATCTGGGG CTACTGTGACCAGCTGAAGATCTCTGAGAGCACCCACGTGTTGCAGCCTTTCCTTCCCAGCATTCTGGATGGCCTGATCCACTTGGCAACTCAGTTCAGCTCCGAGGTGCTGAACCTGGTGATGGAGACACTGTGCATCGTGTGCACGGTGGATGCAGCTTTTACAGCCAGCATGGAGAACAAGATCTGCCCCTTCACCATTGCAATATTCCTCAAGTACAGTAACG ATCCTGTTGTTGCTTCTCTTGCCCAGGATATTTTTAAGGAGCTAGCTCAAATAGAAGCCTGCCAGGGTCCAATGCAGATGAGGCTGATCCCAACCCTTGTCAGCATCATGCAGGCCCCAGCTGACaagatcccagcagggctgtgtgca ACCTCTATTGATATACTGACCACAGTTGTGAGGAATACAAAGCcccctctgtcccagctcctcATCTGCCAGGCATTCCCTGCAGTGGCACAGTGCAGCCTGAACACAGATGACAATGCTACTATGCAG AACGGCGGCGAGTGCCTGCGCGCGTACGTGTCGGTGGCGCTGGAGCAGATCGCGCAGTGGCACGACGAGCAGGGCCACAACGGGCTCTGGTACGTCATGCAGGTGGTGAGCCAGCTCCTGGACCCACGGACCTCGGAGTTCACCGCTGCCTTTGTGGGCAGACTGGTCTCCACTTTAATTTCAAAAGCCGGGAGTGAGCTGGGAGAGAATCTGGACCAGATCCTGAGAGCCATCCTGAGTAAAATGCAGCAAGCAGAGACGCTTAGTGTGATGCAG TCCCTGATCATGGTGTTTGCTCACTTGGTTCACTCACAACTGGAGCCCCTCCTGGAATTCCTGTGCAGCCTGCCTGGCCCCACTGGCAAGCCTGCCTTGGAGTTTGTGATGGCCGAGTGGATGAGCAGGCAGCACCTCTTCTATGGGCAGTATGAAGGCAAAGTCAG ctctgtaGCACTGTGCAAACTCCTGCAGTATGGCATCAACACAGATGACAAGAGACTCCAGGACATCAGGGTGAAGGGAGAAGAAATATTCAATATGGATGAGGGAATTCGGACACGATCCAAGTCGGCCAAAA aTCCTGAGCGCTGGACAAACATTCCTTTGTTagtaaaaatcttaaaattaataataaatgaaCTCTCTAATGCCATGGAAGCAAATGCATCTAGACAGACAACTGCAGATTGGAGCCAAG ATGATTCAAATGATATGTGGGAGGATCAGGAagaagatgaggatgaagatgaaggCTTAGCAGGACAGTTCTTGTCAGATATTCTTTCCACAAACAAGTATG ATGAAGATTActatgaagatgatgaagaggATGATCCAGATGCATTAAAGGACCCTCTTTACCAAATAGATCTCCAG GCCTATCTGACCGACTTCCTGTGCCAGTttgcacagcagccctgctaTGCCATGTTCTCTGACCACCTCAACGACAACGAGAAGCGAGTGCTGCAGGCCATCGGGATATAG